A single window of Oncorhynchus clarkii lewisi isolate Uvic-CL-2024 unplaced genomic scaffold, UVic_Ocla_1.0 unplaced_contig_308_pilon_pilon, whole genome shotgun sequence DNA harbors:
- the LOC139396205 gene encoding zinc finger protein 135-like: MASVKLEDCSQTLELNVNIKDEEEEEEKIRTTVSHGYHVETFSTPREQQQEDQRAKRSHHCPHCEEIFPFLSKLKIHLKIHTGEKPYSCSDCGKCFTTSTDLKLHQRTHTGEKPYSCSDCGASFSHLGTLKTHQRIHTGEKPYSCSDCGKCFTTSTDLKVHQRTHTGEKPYSCSDCGKCFTRSTYLKVHQRTHTGEKPYSCSDCGERFSQMSTLKSHKQVHTGEKPYSCSDCGVSFSRLDTLKTHQRIHTREKPYFCPECGKSFSLSSTLKSHERIHTGEKPYSCSDCGVSFSRLDTLKTHQRIHTGEKPYFCPECGERFSQKTSLKAHQLIHTGEKPYFCSDCGKSFSLSTTLKSHERIHTGEKPHSCSDCGKRFSRSGTLKSHERIHTGEKPYYCSFCGKRFSRSDTLKSHERIHTGEKPYFCSDCGRSFSDKSNLKTHQRIH, encoded by the exons atggcatcggtgaagctggaagactgcagtcaaacactggagctgaatgtcaacattaaagatgaagaggaagaggaggagaagattagGACAACTGTTAGTCATG GATACCACGTTGAGACATTCTCTACACCCAGAGAGCAACAGCAGGAAGATCAGAGAGCTAAGAGGTCTCATCACTGCCCACATTGTGAAGAGATTTTCCCATTTCTGTCAAAGCTAAAAATACacctaaaaatacacacaggagagaagccatactcctgctcagactgtggaaaatgcttcacaacatcaactgatctaaaacttcatcagagaacacacaccggagagaagccatactcctgctctgactgtggggcgagtttctctcatctgggcaccttaaaaacacaccaacgtatacacacaggagagaagccttactcctgctctgactgtggaaaatgcttcacaacatcaactgatctaaaagttcatcagagaactcacactggagagaagccttactcctgctctgactgtggaaaatgcttcacaaGGTCAACTtatctaaaagttcatcagagaacacacacaggagaaaagccttactccTGTTCTGACTGTGGTGAGAGATTCTCTCAAATGAGCACCCTAAAATCACACAAACAAGTAcatactggagagaagccttactcctgctctgactgtggagtGAGTTTCTCTCGACTGGAtaccttaaaaacacaccaacgtatCCATACAAGAGAAAAGCCTTACTTCTGCCctgaatgtgggaagagtttctcccTATCGAGTACCTTGaaatcacatgaacgtatacatacaggagagaagccttactcctgctctgactgtggagtGAGTTTCTCTCGACTGGAtaccttaaaaacacaccaacgtatccatacaggagaaaagccttacttcTGCCCTGAGTGTGGGGAGAGATTCTCTCAAAAGACCAGCTTAAAAGCACACCAattaatacatacaggagagaagccttacttctgctctgattgtgggaagagtttctcccTGTCGACTACCTTGaaatcacatgaacgtatacatacaggagagaagcctcactcctgctctgactgtggaaaacgtTTCTCCCGATCGGGTACCTTGaaatcacatgaacgtatacatacaggagagaagccttactactgCTCTTTCTGTGGAAAACGTTTCTCCCGATCGGATACCTTGaaatcacatgaacgtatacatacaggagagaagccttacttctgctctgactgtgggaggAGTTTCTCTGACAAGAGCaacttaaaaacacaccaacgtatacaTTAA